From a single Silene latifolia isolate original U9 population chromosome 6, ASM4854445v1, whole genome shotgun sequence genomic region:
- the LOC141588458 gene encoding uncharacterized protein LOC141588458, translated as MAGELCGEKSLFSRMFRQKLFGTQVFLHGMTPIKGSRCSWGVRNILHGLNFVLENIGWKPGIASVINVWTAIWVRGDRPEPRTEWLDHNSSHLASLQVQHLFLSDGNWNEVFIKGLFTEEWADRILAIPRCEVRQRDKIYWPHTMMGVYTVKSGYGLIFEDFMNKVGTVKDNSRLTDRGRLLCRTVLWNLLIPQMWKILIWKIITNVLPIRQEFYKRNIEVDTSCSMCGGDQRAMETSEHLFRDCGLSSRIWAGSDLGIQVEGAWGVSMSDWICNWIRFLSKRDEGTREVILFIATLWAIWTVRNKIKFQDQVLTSQGITNMVFKVIREQTNILGKSFNSRQHQADKEIEEGTPQTEALAIRNGRPIASDGTGRELERRQARIRAESAMQAEALGIRDIVMWAQERRVLHLDISSDCLQLVTKLAETEKEDHRITGILEDIRASFSFFHCLVFNFIPKRFNGFAHNLAKQAMNL; from the exons ATGGCTGGCGAATTGTGTGGGGAAAAATCTCTGTTCAGTAGGATGTTCAGACAAAAACTTTTTGGAACACAGGTCTTTCTTCATGGGATGACCCCTATCAAGGGATCTAGATGCTCGTGGGGCGTACGCAACATCCTTCATGGTTTAAACTTTGTACTGGAGAATATTGGATGGAAACCTGGTATTGCGTCGGTGATAAATGTTTGGACCGCAATATGGGTGAGGGGAGACCGGCCGGAACCTAGGACTGAGTGGTTGGACCACAATTCTAGTCATCTGGCTTCTTTACAGGTCCAACACCTTTTTCTTTCTGATGGTAACTGGAATGAAGTCTTTATAAAAGGCTTGTTCACGGAGGAATGGGCGGACCGAATTCTTGCTATACCACGTTGCGAAGTAAGGCAGAGGGATAAGATTTACTGGCCACACACGATGATGGGAGTTTATACGGTGAAGAGTGGTTATGGATTAATATTTGAGGACTTCATGAACAAAGTAGGAACTGTTAAAGACAACAGTAGACTAACCGATCGGGGCCGACTTTTATGTCGAACAGTGCTTTGGAACTTACTAATCCCTCAGATGTGGAAAATTCTAATTTGGAAGATTATCACCAATGTTCTGCCTATCAGACAGGAGTTCTATAAGCGGAATATAGAGGTGGATACCTCCTGTAGCATGTGTGGCGGTGATCAACGAGCGATGGAAACATCCGAACACCTCTTTCGAGATTGTGGTCTTTCCAGCCGAATTTGGGCAGGCTCTGATTTAGGCATTCAGGTGGAGGGAGCATGGGGCGTGTCTATGTCCGACTGGATATGCAACTGGATTCGCTTTCTCTCCAAAAGAGATGAGGGGACTCGTGAGGTGATCCTTTTTATAGCTACCTTATGGGCTATATGGACAGTGCGAAACAAGATAAAATTTCAGGATCAGGTCCTTACATCGCAAGGTATCACCAATATGGTCTTCAAAGTTATCCGGGAGCAAACAAACATCTTGGGGAAGTCCTTCAATTCGAGACAGCATCAAGCTGACAAAGAAATTGAGGAAGGGACACCTCAAACGGAAGCTTTGGCTATTCGGAATGGTCGCCCG ATTGCTTCTGATGGCACAGGAAGGGAGCTGGAACGGAGGCAGGCACGTATCAGGGCGGAATCGGCTATGCAGGCTGAAGCTTTGGGGATTCGAGATATTGTGATGTGGGCACAAGAGCGGCGGGTTCTCCACTTGGATATTTCTTCGGACTGCCTACAACTTGTCACCAAATTAGCGGAAACTGAAAAGGAGGATCACAGGATTACGGGTATCCTTGAAGATATTCGGGCTTCCTTTAGTTTTTTTCACTGCTTAGTTTTTAACTTTATTCCGAAACGTTTCAATGGCTTTGCGCATAATCTAGCAAAGCAGGCCATGAACTTGTAA